One genomic window of Nasonia vitripennis strain AsymCx chromosome 1 unlocalized genomic scaffold, Nvit_psr_1.1 chr1_random0013, whole genome shotgun sequence includes the following:
- the LOC116415923 gene encoding uncharacterized protein LOC116415923: protein MLESLKAEKRKKGEAISEDQQARNEIFDFLRKQAMAKHNLTAGLDDEFHAVRRPRTDKMVSDFSMCENCRGFFIESSIRKHYKNCCNPSDILRRPKNLGSRLIGKRSTVITDYLQKVLLPLRDDAITDVIMNDDLILEYGNSYAYKHRHSPHLGAMIRGRLRLLARLLIELRNSNAEIVNFSDLFHQENYDYLISAVNVIGEYNCNPHLQDLYAKPAPAAAAGAYAKELLDLWIVKCIKMRNATGKADAFEFQALYKESFSKIVGKTVSVSQIEIKRNKKIELPDDEDVANFYIYTENSLKRTMKMLNEGKYSHELYNELGELLLIRIQFFNARRAGEMQRLTLNDWNNLQSLDENCSSYKKLSASEKEFLKGFHRMLIRGKLYRTVPVIITTLEKDGLELYTDLRKVNQKCTQHPDNPYLFGTIGSDTNLNRYLIACDVLRKHSLFCKAKYPERLRGTLFRKNISTLCLSLKLTDNQRTDLYQCLGHSATINKNVYAQNEFQQQILSIGPVLLKATRTYENENINNISE from the coding sequence ATGCTGGAAAGTCTAAAggcagaaaaaagaaaaaaaggtgaAGCTATTTCAGAAGATCAACAAGCCCGGAATGaaatatttgattttctaAGGAAACAAGCGATGGCTAAACACAATTTGACCGCAGGATTAGATGATGAGTTTCATGCGGTTCGACGGCCGCGAACAGATAAAATGGTTTCAGATTTCAGTATGTGTGAGAATTGTAGAGGATTCTTCATTGAATCATCGATAAGGaaacattataaaaattgCTGCAACCCATCTGATATTCTAAGAAGACCCAAGAATTTAGGCTCACGACTAATAGGAAAAAGATCTACGGTCATAACCGATTATCTCCAAAAAGTATTGCTACCTCTCAGAGATGACGCAATAACAGATGTCATCATGAATGATGACCTAATATTAGAGTACGGAAACAGTTATGCTTATAAACACAGGCATTCACCTCATTTAGGGGCCATGATAAGAGGAAGACTGCGTCTCCTTGCGCGCCTACTAATAGAACTTCGAAATAGCAACGCTGAAATCGTCAATTTTTCTGACTTATTCCATCAAGAAAATTACGATTACCTAATTAGTGCCGTGAATGTAATCGGAGAATACAATTGCAACCCTCATCTTCAAGATTTGTATGCTAAAcctgctcctgctgctgcagcaggtGCTTATGCCAAGGAATTATTAGATCTATGGATCgttaaatgtataaaaatgagAAATGCTACTGGAAAAGCAGATGCTTTTGAATTTCAAGCATTATATAAAGAATCGTTTTCTAAAATCGTAGGTAAAACAGTTTCAGTTTCACAAATAGagataaaaagaaacaaaaaaatcgaattgcCAGACGATGAAGACGTtgcaaatttttatatatacacagaaaATAGCCTCAAGAGAACTATGAAAATGTTGAATGAGGGAAAATATAGTCATGAGCTCTACAACGAATTAGGAGAGCTTTTACTTATTCGTATCCAATTTTTTAATGCTCGCAGAGCAGGTGAAATGCAACGGCTCACACTTAATGACTGGAACAACTTACAAAGTCTTGATGAGAATTGCAGTAGCTACAAAAAATTATCAGCTAgtgaaaaagaatttttaaaaggtTTTCACAGAATGCTTATAAGAGGAAAACTGTACAGAACTGTACCAGTGATAATTACCACCTTAGAAAAAGATGGTCTTGAGTTGTATACTGATTTACGAAAAGTAAATCAAAAGTGCACCCAGCACCCAGATAATCCTTATTTATTTGGAACAATAGGATCCGACACTAATCTAAACAGATACCTAATAGCATGCGATGTTTTGAGAAAACATAGCTTGTTCTGTAAAGCTAAGTATCCAGAAAGATTGAGAGGTACTCTTTTTCGCAAGAATATATCTACTTTGTGCTTAAGCTTAAAGCTGACGGATAACCAAAGAACCGATTTATATCAGTGTCTAGGTCATAGCGCcactataaataaaaatgtctaCGCACAGAATGAGTTTCAACAACAGATCTTGTCGATTGGTCCAGTTTTGCTGAAAGCAACGCGTAcatatgaaaatgaaaatatcaaCAACATTAGCGAGTAG
- the LOC107981533 gene encoding uncharacterized protein LOC107981533, with translation MIHVQNLKKSTKFDNANATHEILIEITDFTNEKLQKIEYLAPVLVEKKNEAKLLYVEGGKKTTDNPAFNVNYGTEDCEISIFANYNVDDVGFITEGDLYNNNVPGSNVQRIEEIEMQNSDLNGNKSAKSSPAKCVPCAIEPVVDSEIRSMNDDNVHYSTEDCGISTFANYNVDDVRFLTDDDLYNNNVPGSNIQRIKETKMQNGDLISDKSANSSPAKCVPCNNEPVIDLEIRSMNDETKEKGTHINVEDSEGKNEFFS, from the exons ATGATTCATGTACAAAACCTTAAGAAATCTACTAAATTTGATAATGCCAACGCTACTCATGAAATTCTCATTG AGATAACAGACTTCACCAAtgaaaaactacaaaaaatagAATACTTAGCACCCGTTCTtgttgaaaagaaaaatgaagcaAAGTTATTATACGTTGAAG gTGGAAAAAAAACTACAGATAATCCAGCATTTAATGTTAATTATGGTACTGAAGACTGCGAAATTAGTATTTTTGCTAACTATAATGTTGATGATGTTGGATTTATTACCGAGGGTGATCTATATAACAACAATGTTCCTGGTAGCAATGTACAACGGATCGAAGAAATAGAAATGCAAAATAGTGATCTAAATGGCAATAAAAGCGCAAAATCTAGTCCTGCTAAATGTGTACCTTGTGCCATTGAACCCGTTGTAGATTCAGAAATAAGATCTATGAATGATGATAATGTTCATTATAGTACTGAAGACTGCGGAATTAGTACTTTTGCTAACTATAATGTTGACGATGTTCGATTTCTTACTGATGATGATCTATATAACAACAATGTTCCTGGTAGCAATATACAACGGATCAAAGAAACAAAAATGCAAAATGGTGATCTGATTAGCGATAAAAGCGCAAATTCTAGTCCTGCTAAATGTGTACCTTGTAACAATGAACCCGTTATAGATTTAGAAATAAGATCGATGAATGATGAGACTAAAGAAAAAGGCACACATATAAATGTTGAGGATTCTGAAggtaaaaatgaatttttctcttAA